The proteins below come from a single Felis catus isolate Fca126 chromosome A1, F.catus_Fca126_mat1.0, whole genome shotgun sequence genomic window:
- the LOC101087125 gene encoding olfactory receptor 2M5-like — MDKVPTVEAVPTYTKPCPSTLALQTALRSGNETKPTDFILLGFFPEFKYISAMVSIILLIYMATFTGNTLLILLIWLYSHLHTPMYFLLSQLSLMDLTLTSSIIPKMATNFFSGWRSISFLACGTQIFFSLTVAIAECILITLMCFDRYVAICDPLRYPAIINLRVCLQMIAMSWVGGALTSLGHTAFTLHFNICSPREIPHFFCEVMAVLRIVCEDISAYEKAVVITSILVLLLPLSLILSSYVLIFLAVLRMNSPEGRNKALATCSSHLCVVGLYFGPGLCIYMRPGSAKTPKLNQGLFLFGTVLTPLLNPLAYSLRNKEVLSALKKLMGRCQSSSIYPAPADMQLPRVEGRGMVKPGPTSTMRPSGPIAEDPPWWYGGEAGNWPSPSLFSMVLVHSAQDVLTVPWAQTGGTSHSTDSPDPPLG; from the exons CATTACAGACAGCCTTGAGGAGCGGGAATGAGACAAAACCCACAGATTTCATCCTCCTGGGCTTCTTCCctgaatttaaatacatttcagcCATGGTCTCCATCATTCTCCTGATCTACATGGCAACCTTCACTGGCAACACTCTTCTGATCCTCCTCATTTGGTTGTACTCCCatctccacacccccatgtacttcctGCTCAGTCAGCTCTCCTTAATGGACTTAACTTTGACCTCTAGCATCATCCCCAAGATGGCCACCAACTTCTTCTCTGGATGGCGGAGCATATCATTCTTGGCTTGTGGGACTCAAATTTTCTTCTCCCTGACTGTGGCCATTGCGGAATGCATCCTTATAACGCTCATGTGTTTTGATCGTTATGTAGCCATATGCGATCCTCTTCGGTACCCAGCCATTATAAATCTTAGGGTATGCTTACAGATGATTGCTATGTCTTGGGTTGGAGGGGCACTTACTTCCTTGGGCCACACGGCTTTTACCTTGCATTTTAATATCTGCAGCCCCAGAGAAATTCCCCACTTCTTCTGTGAAGTTATGGCTGTGCTTAGGATCGTCTGTGAGGATATCTCAGCCTATGAGAAGGCAGTGGTGATAACAAGCATCCTTGTTCTGCTCCTGCCCTTATCTCTCATTTTGTCTTCTTATGTTCTCATCTTCCTTGCTGTACTCCGAATGAACTCCCCAGAAGGGAGGAACAAGGCTCTGGCCACCTGCTCCTCTCATCTCTGTGTGGTGGGTCTCTATTTTGGTCCAGGTTTGTGCATATACATGAGACCTGGTTCTGCCAAGACTCCAAAGTTAAATCAGGGTCTTTTTCTGTTTGGAACTGTCCTCACCCCTCTCCTAAATCCTCTTGCCTACAGTCTCAGGAACAAGGAAGTTCTAAGTGCACTGAAAAAGTTAATGGGGCGGTGTCAGTCCTCCAG CATCTATCCTGCTCCAGCAGATATGCAATTACCCAGAGTGGAGGGGCGTGGGATGGTGAAGCCTGGTCCTACATCCACTATGAGGCCCTCGGGACCCATCGCTGAGGACCCCCCTTGGTGGTatgggggggaggcaggaaatTGGCCATCCCCTAGTCTCTTCTCCATGGTCCTGGTGCACTCTGCTCAAGATGTCCTCACTGTGCCCTGGGCACAGACAGGTGGTACTTCTCACTCCACTGACTCCCCTGATCCTCCACTTGGCTAA